Proteins from a genomic interval of Trichoderma breve strain T069 chromosome 2, whole genome shotgun sequence:
- a CDS encoding nmrA-like family domain-containing protein: MSDKPKILIAGAAGRTGSIATRMLLERGYPVRAMVHKDDERARKLSDLGAEIFVGDYLDLRSVRRAFGGVKRAYFVYPMQPGLVEATANYSMAAIEAKAEFILNISQRTSRPDATSDSAMHHWLAERVFDWAPIPVTHLQPTAFNEWLTFMQGMIRQGRYAVPFGPNGRFAPISCEDQGAVITEILADPWSHVGKTYKLLGPVELTPPEIAEIVSKTLGREIRYEQISGEEWVREVAGQDIPYLSQHVQGIVPMHEKGMMDGTNDVVKKITGRRPETVEDFVKRHREVLGG; encoded by the coding sequence ATGTCAGACAAGCCCAAGATCCTCATTGCTGGTGCCGCAGGTCGCACCGGTAGCATTGCTACCAGGATGCTTCTTGAAAGAGGCTATCCTGTCCGTGCCATGGTCCACAAAGACGATGAGCGTGCTCGCAAACTCTCAGACTTGGGCGCTGAAATCTTTGTCGGGGACTATCTCGACCTCCGCTCTGTACGACGTGCGTTTGGGGGAGTCAAGCGGGCCTACTTCGTTTACCCTATGCAACCTGGCCTTGTGGAAGCGACAGCAAACTACTCCATGGCAGCTATTGAAGCCAAGGCTGAATTCATTCTCAACATCTCGCAGCGGACGTCCCGCCCGGATGCCACCAGCGACTCGGCCATGCATCACTGGCTTGCGGAGCGAGTCTTTGACTGGGCACCTATTCCGGTGACCCATCTTCAGCCAACAGCTTTCAATGAGTGGTTGACCTTTATGCAAGGGATGATTCGGCAGGGACGTTATGCGGTTCCGTTTGGACCAAATGGTCGCTTTGCTCCGATTTCATGCGAGGATCAAGGGGCTGTCATCACCGAGATCCTTGCCGATCCTTGGTCTCATGTGGGAAAGACTTACAAACTCCTCGGACCTGTGGAGCTGACGCCGCCTGAGATCGCCGAGATTGTCAGCAAGACTCTCGGCAGAGAGATTCGCTACGAGCAAATCTCTGGAGAGGAGTGGGTTCGGGAAGTGGCGGGCCAGGACATACCGTACCTGTCTCAACATGTTCAGGGTATTGTCCCGATGCATGAGAAGGGGATGATGGATGGGACAAACGATGTTGTGAAGAAAATTACTGGACGTCGCCCAGAGACGGTGGAGGACTTTGTCAAGAGGCACCGTGAAGTCTTGGGAGGATAA
- a CDS encoding carbonic anhydrase domain-containing protein, with amino-acid sequence MAESPVDEILQRNKNFATTHRPYKFFSEGQGSKRPSILIITCLDPRCNPEEFFSLLPGDAAIIRVGGGRVAPLIAQIISLDCFLGSLKEIMVIHHTDCGATHMTEKMIHDHVLKEDGVTIEDAAQLVLPFITDLEKSVRDDVKLLKASRIIRRELRENASGYLYDVKSGLVRRV; translated from the exons ATGGCTGAATCTCCGGTTGACGAAATTCTTCAGCGAAACAA AAACTTTGCCACGACCCATAGGCCATACAAATTCTTTTCTGAGGGTCAAGGTTCGAAGAGACCGTCGATACTCATAA TAACCTGTCTCGACCCAAGATGCAACCCTGAAGAGTTCTTCAGTCTTTTACCAGGCG ATGCTGCTATCATACGCGTCGGGGGTGGTAGAGTTGCTCCGCTCATCGCCCAAATTATTTCCTTGGACTGCTTCCTCGGCAGCCTCAAAGAGATAATGGTGATTCATCATACAG ACTGCGGAGCTACTCACATGACTGAGAAGATGATTCACGACCACGTTTTGAAGGAAGACGGAGTTACCATCGAGGATGCAGCCCAGCTGGTGCTTCCGTTCATTACTGA CCTGGAAAAAAGTGTTCGGGACGATGTCAAATTGCTGAAAGCATCGAGAATCATTCGTCGTGAGCTGAGGGAGAATGCGAGCGGCTATCTTTACGACGTCAAGTCTGGACTTGTCCGGCGTGTCTAA
- a CDS encoding glycosyl hydrolase family protein has translation MLEQKVVTFEPGDGFSIVGAEIFVDEQDYEGVHIAANNLSQDFTKVTGQRCNPIVKTRPSAPPARSCIVIGSLTKSPLIQQLKEQGKIDPSQIEGKWESWITTVVHEPFDGYDDALVIAGSDKRGTIFGTYSLSEQIGVSPWHWWADVPPKKQQQIYALPVTTSNGEPSVKYRGIFINDECPGMDSWVHEKFGPTFDSNLYHYIFELLLRLKANFMWPAMWRGYPYPGRSFFVDDPKNQELADTYGIVMGTSHHEPMQRAMNEWSTTQPGGTWNWDTNKEKVTQYFEEGAERAVPYESYFTMGMRGEGDVPMTGGDPVKILTEVLDVQRNIIKKNYGKEDGVLQLMALYKEVQGYYEKGLKIPDDVTLLFGDDNFGNLRRLPTEEENKRSGGSGFYYHFQYTGYPRCYRWINSNTLGKALHQLQLAHHRGADRIWIFNVGDLKPVEVPMSFAFDLAWDINSITATTLPQYFEHLATREFGEQYAGRIAKSWYDFNKLVAIRKQDHIDASTFVIQKYHESDNIIARWRQLLGETEAIYSHIDEEHKSAFFQLLFAKQRRNTTNTMLKKCIELLDADHDLFEEYNSISDGKWDLMLRQPHYGYGDTGAEPSRNMIDGLCYVQTKEDSNPSVGHMGIAVEGIEGINPGHINEDSDRTHPSRGGLEPGVTLPFITPYGEQTRYFEVFHRGTKEFSWEARPQYKWIKLSQYQGHLNPRDDDIRVIITIDWSEVPTDFDAKVIIEVIGTRDGYEQVHMTVRNSRVPADFEGFVEESGHLAIDAGNVVTAPYILHPALGRPIAGAVTLPLDYDFSKPDDIPFLRYPIYVFSQHDNTNLELQFNITLETEKTSRMQYDVRFDGGPIKTFRLTDDESNADDVPRGWAGAVMDCVWKKGHNLGTVKKGSHTIEVRFRSQNVCLEKLILDLGDLRYTYLGPPQSAYVKKGESQAVSVIGQLDSLKIDLGF, from the exons ATGCTTGAGCAAAAGGTAGTGACTTTTGAGCCGGGCGATGGTTTCAGCATCGTCGGCGCTGAAATCTTTGTCGACGAGCAAGACTACGAGGGCGTCCATATTGCGGCAAACAACCTCTCGCAGGACTTTACCAAGGTCACCGGACAGCGCTGCAATCCAATTGTCAAGACTCGCCCTTCGGCTCCACCGGCTCGTTCATGTATCGTCATCGGCTCTCTCACTAAATCGCCCTTgatccagcagctgaaggAGCAAGGCAAGATTGACCCTAGCCAAATTGAAGGTAAATGGGAATCTTGGATCACAACAGTCGTACACGAGCCCTTTGATGGCTATGATGATGCCCTGGTCATTGCTGGGAGCGACAAGCGAGGAACCATCTTTGGAACCTACTCCCTCTCGGAGCAGATTGGCGTATCGCC ATGGCATTGGTGGGCGGATGTGCccccaaagaagcagcagcaaatctaCGCTTTGCCTGTAACCACAAGCAATGGCGAGCCCAGTGTCAAATATCGTGGCATCTTTATTAACGATGAGTGCCCTGGCATGGACAGCTGGGTACACGAGAAATTCGGCCCCACGTTTGATTCCAACCTGTATCATTACAtctttgagcttctcttgcGCCTCAAGGCCAATTTCATGTGGCCTGCAATGTGGAGGGGATATCCATATCCGGGACGGTCGTTTTTCGTGGACGACCCCAAGAACCAGGAGCTTGCAGATACTTACGGTATTGTCATGGGCACTTCTCACCATGAGCCGATGCAGAGGGCCATGAATGAGTGGTCTACTACTCAACCAGGAGGCACCTGGAATTGGGatacaaacaaagaaaaggtcaCGCAGTACTTTGAAGAGGGAGCCGAGAGAGCTGTGCCTTACGAATCCTACTTTACGATGGGAATGAGAGGCGAAGGCGATGTACCAATGACCGGAGGCGATCCTGTAAAGATCCTCACCGAAGTACTTGATGTACAAAGAAATATTATCAAGAAGAATTACGGCAAGGAAGACGGCGTTTTGCAGCTCATGGCACTCTACAAAGAGGTTCAAGGATACTACGAAAAGGGACTCAAGATTCCCGATGACGTGACCCTCTTATTTGGCGACGATAACTTTGGCAATCTCCGTCGTCTTccaacagaagaagagaacaagcGATCTGGAGGCTCAGGCTTCTATTATCATTTCCAATACACGGGCTATCCGCGCTGCTACAGGTGgatcaacagcaacacccTAGGCAAGGCccttcatcagctccaaTTGGCCCATCACCGAGGTGCCGATCGTATTTGGATCTTCAATGTCGGAGACTTGAAGCCTGTTGAAGTTCCCATGAGTTTTGCTTTTGACTTGGCTTGGGATATTAATTCCATCACGGCAACCACTCTGCCGCAATATTTTGAGCACCTTGCTACTCGAGAGTTTGGTGAACAGTATGCCGGTCGGATCGCAAAGTCCTGGTATGACTTCAACAAGCTGGTGGCAATTCGAAAACAAGATCACATTGATGCATCTACTTTTGTCATCCAGAAATACCATGAGTCTGACAACATCATTGCCCGATGGCGACAACTCTTGGGAGAAACCGAAGCCATCTACTCGCACATTGACGAAGAGCACAAATCTGCTTTTTTCCAGCTC CTTTTTGCCAAGCAGCGCCGAAACACGACCAACACCATGCTGAAAAAATGCATCGAACTCTTGGATGCCGATCATGATTTGTTTGAAGAGTACAATTCTATTTCAGACGGGAAATGGGACCTGATGCTTCGCCAGCCTCACTATGGCTACGGCGATACTGGCGCTGAACCGTCGCGCAACATGATTGATGGGCTTTGCTATGTACAGACGAAAGAAGACTCGAATCCGAGTGTTGGCCATATGGGTATCGCGGTGGAGGGTATCGAAGGCATCAATCCCGGCCACATCAACGAGGACTCGGACAGAACCCATCCGTCCCGAGGCGGCCTTGAGCCTGGAGTGACTCTGCCTTTCATCACCCCGTATGGAGAGCAGACCCGCTACTTCGAGGTATTCCATCGCGGCACAAAGGAATTTTCCTGGGAGGCTCGGCCACAATATAAGTGGATCAAGCTTTCTCAATATCAAGGGCATCTGAACCCTCGAGACGACGATATCAgggtcatcatcaccattgaCTGGTCAGAAGTACCCACTGATTTTGACGCCAAAGTTATAATTGAAGTCATTGGTACTCGTGATGGTTACGAGCAGGTCCATATGACTGTGCGCAACAGCCGCGTTCCCGCAGATTTTGAAGGATTCGTCGAGGAGAGCGGCCACTTGGCCATCGATGCCGGCAACGTAGTTACGGCACCATACATTCTGCATCCTGCTCTAGGTCGGCCAATTGCTGGAGCTGTCACTCTACCCCTTGATTACGATTTTAGCAAACCAGATGACATCCCATTCCTTCGATATCCGATTTATGTCTTTTCGCAGCATGACAATACTAATCTTGAGCTTCAGTTCAATATCACTCTTGAGACTGAAAAGACGAGCAGAATGCAGTACGACGTGCGCTTTGACGGAGGACCCATCAAAACATTCCGTCTCACTGACGATGAATCGAACGCTGATGACGTTCCTAGAGGCTGGGCCGGGGCTGTCATGGATTGTGTCTGGAAGAAGGGGCACAACTTGGGTACGGTGAAGAAGGGCAGTCACACTATTGAAGTCCGCTTCCGGAGCCAGAATGTCTGTCTAGAGAAGTTGATTCTTGACCTTGGCGATTTGCGGTACACGTACCTGGGGCCTCCACAGAGTGCCTATGtcaagaagggagagagtCAGGCTGTGAGTGTTATTGGGCAATTGGATAGCTTGAAGATTGATTTGGGATTTTAA
- a CDS encoding NADH:flavin oxidoreductase / NADH oxidase family domain-containing protein, which yields MKEYYCQRASVPGTLLITEPNLISKRTVGLRNAPGLFTREQTAAWKTIVEEVHMRASYIFAQLCVLKHEILGKEATIIRGPSTISLDTDLPTTKAMTIEEIKDTVQDFVRAAKNAAEAGFDGVELLGATGDLIDAFTQEDTNQRDDEYGGSVENRSRFLHEVMKAVAHAIGIKRLGLCLSSRSTSQDVRLKERAALQFTDVIKRADDLKIAYIHLTEPHIAEWNGIRDNEWLDFACTAFRGPILVQGGYNPKLARKLVDERHPDKNIGVMFGRYFTSNPDLVFRIQHDLEFTPYSQQDLLATKSFKGYTDYAFSREYLGSLNMLTQLLC from the coding sequence ATGAAAGAATATTACTGCCAGAGAGCCTCTGTGCCAGGAACCCTCCTGATTACCGAACCTAATCTCATATCAAAGAGAACTGTTGGTTTGCGTAATGCACCAGGACTTTTTACACGCGAACAGACAGCTGCTTGGAAAACGATTGTCGAAGAAGTCCACATGAGAGCAAGTTATATCTTTGCTCAACTATGCGTACTGAAACACGAAATACTGGGAAAGGAGGCGACCATCATCAGAGGCCCTAGTACCATCTCTTTGGACACAGATCTCCCTACGACAAAGGCTATGACTATTGAAGAAATCAAGGATACTGTACAAGATTTCGTACGGGCTGCGAAGAATGCAGCCGAAGCAGGCTTTGACGGCGTGGAGCTTCTTGGTGCAACTGGCGATCTCATCGACGCTTTTACTCAGGAAGATACTAATCAGCGTGACGACGAGTACGGTGGTAGCGTTGAGAATCGGTCTCGATTTCTTCATGAGGTTATGAAAGCTGTGGCCCATGCAATTGGGATCAAGCGTCTTGGACTTTGCCTGAGCTCAAGGAGCACTTCCCAGGACGTCAGACTAAAGGAAAGAGCTGCTCTCCAATTTACAGACGTTATAAAAAGAGCAGATGATTTGAAGATTGCTTACATTCACTTGACTGAGCCACATATCGCAGAGTGGAATGGCATTCGAGATAATGAATGGTTGGATTTTGCGTGCACCGCTTTCAGAGGACCGATTCTTGTACAAGGTGGTTATAACCCAAAACTAGCCAGAAAACTTGTTGATGAACGCCATCCAGACAAAAATATTGGGGTAATGTTTGGGAGGTATTTCACGTCAAACCCGGATCTTGTTTTCAGGATACAGCATGATCTGGAGTTCACTCCTTATAGCCAACAGGACTTACTCGCCACCAAATCATTCAAAGGATATACCGATTACGCATTCAGTAGGGAGTATCTTGGAAGTCTAAACATGTTGACTCAGTTGCTCTGTTGA
- a CDS encoding flavin-binding monooxygenase-like domain-containing protein produces MPSIDALVVGAGFAGIYQLYKLRELGLSVKLIDKASDVGGTWYWNRYPGANSDSLSEVYRYSWDKEDLLTYPWPNHYVSQKEIWDYLKHVVKRHDLRKYMQFNTELESASFDSSSSLWTAQLSTGETIQTRYLLTALGTWSKVNYPVIPGIEKFAGEKYHTGNWPKDYDFKGKRVGVIGSGSTGVQVTIALADEVKELISFQRSPQYIVPNGDGPVSAEFRDNVNKNYDEIWDGVRNSYAAHNVPESTIPAMSVSAEEREPFSDIVISEEANEEACKFIRKKISQIVEDPVKARKLSPDGYYARRPITAPAYYETFNKKHVDIVDLRETPITEITEKGILTNEKLYELDVIVFATGFEVADGNYTTLTINGRQQSLKEHWAEKTTSYLGVTEAGFPNMFLVVGPLSPFNNFPPTIETQVDFITGLISKAEAKRKEEASDKIVLIEATQQAEDDYVEACRVLGTKNLFRKEKSYIFGANIAGRKPNILFWVGGLVHYRKALQDVVDDGYRGFTFSY; encoded by the exons ATGCCATCAATCGACGCCCTTGTGGTTGGAGCTGGATTCGCCGGAATCTACCAGCTCTATAAGCTCCGGGAGCTTGGACTCTCAGTCAAGTTAATCGACAAGGCTTCCGATGTTGGAGGCACATGGTATTGGAACCGTTATCCCGGCGCCAACAGTGATTCTCTCAGTGAAGTATACAGATACAGCTGGGATAAAGAGGATCTATTGACATATCCATGGCCAAATCACTATGTATCTCAGAAGGAGATTTGGGATTATCTAAAGCATGTGGTCAAGCGTCATGATTTGCGAAAGTACATGCAGTTCAACACTGAATTAGAGTCCGCATCGTTCGacagctcttcatctttgtgGACTGCTCAATTGTCCACTGGCGAGACCATCCAGACCAGATACTTGCTCACTGCCTTGGGAACTTGGTCCAAGGTGAACTATCCGGTCATTCCTGGAATCGAGAAATTTGCAGGCGAAAAATATCACACAGG AAATTGGCCAAAAGATTATGACTTTAAAGGTAAACGAGTCGGTGTCATCGGAAGTGGCTCAACAGGAGTCCAAGTTACGATTGCCCTTGCCGATGAAGTGAAGGAGCTCATATCCTTCCAACGCTCGCCCCAATACATCGTTCCCAACGGAGATGGGCCCGTCTCAGCTGAATTCAGAGACAACGTCAACAAGAATTACGACGAGATTTGGGACGGTGTTCGTAACAGCTACGCTGCCCACAATGTGCCAGAGAGCACGATACCGGCCATGAGCGTCAGCGCGGAAGAGCGCGAAC CTTTCTCCGACATTGTGATTAGCGAAGAGGCTAATGAAGAAGCTTGCAAATTTATTCGAAAGAAGATTTCTCAGATCGTGGAGGATCCTGTCAAGGCTCGAAAGCTGTCTCCTGATGGATATTATGCTAGACGGCCTATTACTGCGCCCGCCTACTATGAGACGTTCAACAAGAAGCATGTGGATATTGTTGACCTGAGAGAGACACCCATTACGGAAATCACTGAGAAGGGTATTCTCACTAATGAGAAGCTGTACGAGCTGGACGTCATCGTTTTTGCGACTGGCTTCGAGGTTGCCGATGGAAATTACACCACACTCACTATCAATGGTCGCCAGCAATCTCTCAAGGAGCACTGGGCTGAAAAGACGACTTCTTATTTGGGCGTGACCGAAGCAGGATTCCCCAACATGTTCTTGGTCGTAGGACCTCTGTCGCCATTCAACAACTTCCCACCGACAATCGAGACCCAGGTCGACTTTATCACGGGATTGATAtcaaaggccgaggccaagagaaaagaggaggcgTCAGATAAGATAGTCCTCATTGAGGCTACCCAGCAAGCTGAGGATGACTACGTGGAAGCGTGTCGCGTGCTTGGAACAAAGAATCTCTTTAGAAAGGAGAAATCGTATATTTTCGGCGCCAATATCGCAGGAAGGAAGCCGAACATTCTTTTCTGGGTTGGAGGCCTGGTTCACTACAGAAAGGCTCTTCAGGACGTGGTGGATGATGGGTATCGTGGATTCACATTTTCGTATTAG
- a CDS encoding alcohol dehydrogenase groES-like domain-containing protein, with amino-acid sequence MKELFIYAEPKYGGVIKETEIPKPGPKEVLIKVAFAGLNPKDWKATRGLTEPEAFNTGDDVAGIIEAVGSEVFEFKKGDRVAGFHRMRHPHGTFAEYTVVNASTTFHLPPNISFESGAAFPLAFMTAAIALYQCLKLPIPTTLQDPAAGKTPILIWGGATAVGAFALQLAKLSKVGPIITVAGNGIDFVKSLNAADHIIDYREGDVVQKIIDAAGPSKIKIAFDSVSDSVSYEPISKVLVASGGGEINMVDPVKPGWTFPEGVKLSRTMVGSSHGDTWGFVNEEYLSHLLAEGKIKPHPVEVLPDGLNSVVAGIQALFDRKVSAKKLVARIGNDL; translated from the exons ATGAAGGAACTTTTTATCTATGCGGAGCCCAAGTACGGTGGCGTAATCAAGGAAACAGAAATCCC AAAACCAGGGCCAAAGGAGGTTCTCATCAAGGTTGCATTTGCGGGGTTGAATCCCAAAGATTGGAAG GCTACGCGAGGGCTAACTGAACCAGAAGCCTTCAATactggagatgatgtcgccGGCATTATCGAGGCAGTAGGTTCAGAAGTCTTCGAGTTCAAGAAGGGGGATCGTGTCGCAGGTTTCCATCGGATGCGCCATCCTCACGGCACCTTCGCCGAATATACCGTCGTCAACGCATCCACAACGTTCCACCTACCCCCAAACATCTCTTTCGAATCCGGCGCTGCGTTTCCCCTAGCCTTCATGACAGCCGCCATCGCCTTGTATCAATGCCTGAAACTACCGATTCCAACAACCTTACAAGACCCTGCCGCCGGAAAGACCCCCATCTTGATCTGGGGCGGTGCCACCGCTGTGGGAGCTTTCGCTTTGCAACTCGCCAAGCTGAGCAAAGTCGGtcccatcatcaccgtcgcCGGCAATGGAATCGACTTCGTCAAATCTCTCAATGCGGCGGACCACATCATCGATTACCGAGAAGGAGATGTAGTCCAGAAGATCATTGACGCCGCAGGACCATCCAAGATTAAGATTGCATTTGACTCAGTTTCCGACTCCGTCAGTTACGAGCCCATCAGTAAGGTGCTCGTTGCATCGGGCGGCGGCGAAATCAACATGGTCGATCCCGTCAAGCCGGGCTGGACATTCCCGGAGGGCGTGAAACTTTCGCGCACAATGGTTGGTTCATCTCACGGCGATACTTGGGGCTTCGTCAACGAGGA GTATCTCAGCCACTTGCTGGCAGAGGGCAAAATCAAGCCTCACCCAGTCGAGGTGCTTCCGGACGGCTTGAATAGCGTAGTCGCTGGTATACAGGCACTCTTTGACCGGAAAGTCAGTGCGAAGAAGCTTGTGGCGCG CATCGGAAACGACTTGTAA